The genomic region TGGCTCAATCGATCACTTGTTTAGATTTCAAAGATTGACTAATAGTTTAACAATTGTAAGTTAAAAGAACTTTCTGCTCTGCGTTTTGCAAAACAGAAAGTGAAGTATATAGAAGTGATGCTTAAATGCAGATAAAAATCAGGCTAATTTTTTAAAAACCCATAAAGAAATTTTGAAGTCCAACTTTTCCATTAAATATAATATCTTTTTTGCTTGGATCATATTTAAAATCGCTTATTACTTTTTTGTCCTCTTCTTTAAAATATCCAGCAGATATCAAAGTAGGCTCAACAAAAGCTACTTCTGGCACTAGTGTATCAAAAAAATTCGCTAGACTTTCGTCGACGCTTATTTTTCCACTAAGAGATAATTTATCAAAAATTTCTGACTGATTTGTTCCCTTTTTAAAGCCATTTACCGCTGCATCCAAATTTAGCTTTAAAGCCTTATCTCCTTTTTTAAGGCTTAATGTATCTATTTTTATGCTTGGATTCTTTTCTAAGATTTGATCTATTATCTCATCAAAATTTAATCCAGCTAAAACATTATAATTTTCTTCATTATTTAAATTATTAAGCTTGTCTAATACATTATTTAATACAGGCACATTGATATTTGCGATTTTGCTATCAAAGACAAAATCTGTATATTTTACTTTATCAACTGCTACTATACCTATTTTTATAACATCGTCCGATCTTCCAAGATCATTTGAGATTTCAAATTTTGAATCATACTTAAAGTCATCTATCAAGATATTACTTATATCATTAGATGCGAAAGACACCCTTTTAAATTTAACTTTTGCCAAATAAGGTACAAGCTGACTCTCTAAAATTTTTGAAAACTTAACCGGCTCTTTATAACTTGAGTCAATATAAAATCCTTCGATATTTAGATCAACTTTGTTGTACTCACTAAAATCTTTCAAAGCAATCTTATCTGCTTCAACCTTTAAGCTGTTTATACTATCTTTTGAATCAAGCGTCATACCAATCTTTATATCTTTTGTATTAATGGCAGTTTTTTGCTTATCATTAAATTCAATATTGCTAAATTTAATATCCACATCTTTATCGCCAGTTAAGCTAACTTTTGTTTTAGTTGTTGCAATGACATTTGATCCCATGAATGTTGCGATAATATTTTTAATCATATCGTTTTGAATAGAAATTTTTGAGTCTATCTCAAAGCCATCTATAAAAGCAAGCACTGTATGAGAAATTTCATTTTCTACTTTAAAAACCAAATCCTCATTTACATTTTTACCAAATATATTTTCAAAAAGATCTTTTGAAACACTAAAATCAAATGATCCTTTTGAGCCAAAAAATCCTTTTTTATAATTATTATTAGAAATTTTAAAGCCCTTAATATTGTTTAGATCATTCACTATCCTTTGATAGTTTTTCTCTACCTCATTTGAAGCAAAATAAACCGCTCCAATGGCTACCACGATAACTACGATTAAAGCAGATATCACCTTTTTCATGCTTTTCTCCTTTTTGTAATATGTTGTAAAAAAAACCAAATTCCAAGCAACAAACAAACCATAGCAAGAGGCATAATATATCCATGCTCGCCAAGATAGTCGCTTGCACCTACAAAATAATCACCCGCTTTAAAGCTGGCAAACCCAATAATGACCGCCCAAAGTACTGACGAGATCAAATTTATAATACTAAATTTATAAAATGAATACTTCGTAAGTCCAAGCGCGATAGGAACCAAAGTTTTAACTCCGTAGATAAATTTTTTGATAAATATTATCTTATCACCGTGTTTTTTGGCCAAAATTCCTGCATAAGCAAGCTTTCTTTTATGATTTTTGATATAAGGCATAAGTGAGTTTTTATTAAATCTTGCGACATAAAAAATTAGCGTGTCACCGATTGTATTTGCCACAGCAGCGACAATTATGCTAAGAGTGATGTCCATTTTGCCTGCAAAGCTTAATATCCCAGCGGCGATTAATGCAACCATACCGCCACCAAGGCTATAAAAAAACAATACAATATAGCCGTATGTTGAAACTGAGTTTATGATATCTTGCATTAATCTCCTAAAAGTTTAGATGCAGAGGCTATTAGCTGTTCATAGGCATAGCCATTTTGCTTTAAAATTTCTTCCTTTGCACTGATGACTGCTCCACCAAAGCTAGCTCCTGCAAAAAACCCATCATTTGCGGCATATGCGTAGATATCACTTGAAAATTTAAAATCGCTTACTTTACTGTAATTGCGTCCAATATCACCAAAAGCTACTGATAGCTTTGTATCAAGCGTGATCTTGGCATCTTTAATATCGTGGATAATGCTATCTTTAAATATAAAAAGTACAAGTGAACTATCTTCATAACCAAGCTGTATACCGATACTGCCGCCACTTATGCTAACTGGTAAAATTTCACTTGGCGAGTTAATGTTGCCAACAACCATGATGCCATCTCCGCCCATGCCACCAACTACAAAACCGACCTTTTTAACACTTGGAAAGATGATCGTCGCTTTTGACTGCTCGATTAGCTCTTTTATAGGAGCGTTTCTAGCGCCTCTCATCGTTGTTATAAACGAGTTTGCCGAGTCCAGCACGAGCTCCTCGCTGGCAAAGCCAAGTGAGAAAAATAATAAAATTGAAAAAAGAAATTTCATATTTTGCCGTTATTTTGCAAAATCAACAGCACGAGTCTCTCTGATGACGCTTACTTTTATCTCACCAGGATACTGCACCTTGCTCTCGATCTCTTGAGCTATCTCTTTTGCTACAAGCACTGCCTCGTCGTCGTTTATGAGTTTAGCATTTGCGATGACACGAATTTCACGGCCTGCATTTATCGCATAAGCTTGTTTGATGCCATCTTTACTTTTTGCGATGTTTTCGATCTCTTCGACACGCTTTAAGAAGCTCTCAAGCACCTCACGCCTTGCACCTGGACGAGCTGCACTTAGTGCGTCAGCTGCGCAGACAGCCGCACTTTCTATACTTGTTGCCTCTTCGTGGCCGTGGTGAGCGTAGATGGCGTTAATGACAACTGGATGCTCTTTGTAGCGTTTGCAAATTTCAGCTCCAAGATCAACGTGGCTGCCCTCATACTCGTGAGTTAGCGCCTTACCGATATCGTGAAGTATGCCAGCTCTTTTTGCAAGCTTCTCATCTCCGCCACACTCAGCTGCAATGATGCCAGCAAGGTGAGCCACTTCAAGGCTGTGTGCAAGGGCATTTTGTCCGTAGCTCGCTCTAAATTTAAGCTTGCCTATTAGCTTTACGATCTCTGGATGAATTTTATTTAGACCAAGATCCATGACGATGTTTTCGCCCTCTTCTTGTATACTTTGCTCAAATTCTTCAGTCACTTTTTTGTGAAGGTCTTCTATCCTTGCTGGCTGAATTCTTCCATCCTCCACCAAAAGCTCGATCACTCTTGTTGCGATCGCACGTCTGTAAAGATTGAAGCTGCTTAGTATGATCGCATGAGGCGTGTCATCAATAATAATATCAACGCCAAGCACCATTTCAAGGGTCTTGATGTTACGTCCCTCTTTGCCAATGATCCTACCTTTTAGCTCATCGTTTTTAATATTTACGACATTTATCAGACGCTCAGCCGCAAATTCTCCAGCAAATCTTGACGTAGCCTGCGCCAAAATGTAATTAACCCTCTTTTTGGCTTCTCTTTTTGCTTCTTCTTCGTATTTTCTAACGATATGAGCGATATCCGCACGAGACTTCTCCTC from Campylobacter concisus ATCC 51562 harbors:
- a CDS encoding DUF945 family protein, whose protein sequence is MKKVISALIVVIVVAIGAVYFASNEVEKNYQRIVNDLNNIKGFKISNNNYKKGFFGSKGSFDFSVSKDLFENIFGKNVNEDLVFKVENEISHTVLAFIDGFEIDSKISIQNDMIKNIIATFMGSNVIATTKTKVSLTGDKDVDIKFSNIEFNDKQKTAINTKDIKIGMTLDSKDSINSLKVEADKIALKDFSEYNKVDLNIEGFYIDSSYKEPVKFSKILESQLVPYLAKVKFKRVSFASNDISNILIDDFKYDSKFEISNDLGRSDDVIKIGIVAVDKVKYTDFVFDSKIANINVPVLNNVLDKLNNLNNEENYNVLAGLNFDEIIDQILEKNPSIKIDTLSLKKGDKALKLNLDAAVNGFKKGTNQSEIFDKLSLSGKISVDESLANFFDTLVPEVAFVEPTLISAGYFKEEDKKVISDFKYDPSKKDIIFNGKVGLQNFFMGF
- a CDS encoding DedA family protein; translation: MQDIINSVSTYGYIVLFFYSLGGGMVALIAAGILSFAGKMDITLSIIVAAVANTIGDTLIFYVARFNKNSLMPYIKNHKRKLAYAGILAKKHGDKIIFIKKFIYGVKTLVPIALGLTKYSFYKFSIINLISSVLWAVIIGFASFKAGDYFVGASDYLGEHGYIMPLAMVCLLLGIWFFLQHITKRRKA
- a CDS encoding lipid-binding SYLF domain-containing protein, which produces MKFLFSILLFFSLGFASEELVLDSANSFITTMRGARNAPIKELIEQSKATIIFPSVKKVGFVVGGMGGDGIMVVGNINSPSEILPVSISGGSIGIQLGYEDSSLVLFIFKDSIIHDIKDAKITLDTKLSVAFGDIGRNYSKVSDFKFSSDIYAYAANDGFFAGASFGGAVISAKEEILKQNGYAYEQLIASASKLLGD
- the rny gene encoding ribonuclease Y, with product MIEVLIGLGAGVAGVGAGYLYAKKINDANYNIFLEQAKAKAKAIEYEAELTLKNSKISVQEAEFEAKKRYDDKTTKLQKEYASKFDELTKKEKILLNEQELLNESKELFEKDKQDAKITYEEGLNLKATYQNKVEEAIRVLEHAAGLTEEEAKEVVLKKVEEKSRADIAHIVRKYEEEAKREAKKRVNYILAQATSRFAGEFAAERLINVVNIKNDELKGRIIGKEGRNIKTLEMVLGVDIIIDDTPHAIILSSFNLYRRAIATRVIELLVEDGRIQPARIEDLHKKVTEEFEQSIQEEGENIVMDLGLNKIHPEIVKLIGKLKFRASYGQNALAHSLEVAHLAGIIAAECGGDEKLAKRAGILHDIGKALTHEYEGSHVDLGAEICKRYKEHPVVINAIYAHHGHEEATSIESAAVCAADALSAARPGARREVLESFLKRVEEIENIAKSKDGIKQAYAINAGREIRVIANAKLINDDEAVLVAKEIAQEIESKVQYPGEIKVSVIRETRAVDFAK